In Brachypodium distachyon strain Bd21 chromosome 2, Brachypodium_distachyon_v3.0, whole genome shotgun sequence, one genomic interval encodes:
- the LOC100845380 gene encoding uncharacterized protein LOC100845380: protein MATSSAISLMPSSAPSSPCSPPRTAPARRRSPADGGPSGDPRLSISTPATISAPNDIKRFSIVSKILSDHPGPARRFHFAVIRLQNEEEAKQIDNWFRSRALANLQELDFTFGPLEFIYGVYRYYRLPSSVLRFASTLVMARITCCDFPNEIAHFPLLKQLTLRRVSISDIVFRGMISACHVLETLHLEEIHDACCLRITSSTLRSIGTCCLRKGELIIEDAPRLERLLLSVAGDETIRVIRIRAPKLEILGALSPCISEIKIANLVFQGMIPANLKTPIRTVKVLALRVSIPDLSAVLDVLRCFPCLEKLYVTWNKYLKMKMKNLRQYDPLDPIECLETHLKKVVFRFYQGNEEDSGFAKFFILNTKVLKEMIFGVREKVNKKWVAAQHRLLKVKNRASQDAQFEFRYGPSECFDTHDLSIADPFTALI, encoded by the exons ATGGCGACCTCATCAGCGATCTCCCTGATGCCATCCTCTGCACCATCATCTCCCTGCTCCCCGCCAAGGACGGCGCCCGCACGCAGGCGATCTCCCGCCGATGGCGGCCCCTCTGGAGATCCGCGCCTCTCAATCTCAACGCCAGCTACGATTTCTGCACCAAACGACATCAAGCGCTTCTCCATCGTCTCCAAAATCCTCTCCGACCACCCTGGCCCCGCCCGCCGCTTCCACTTCGCCGTCATCCGCCTCCAGAACGAAGAGGAAGCCAAGCAGATCGACAACTGGTTCCGCTCCCGAGCCCTTGCCAACCTTCAGGAGCTCGATTTCACTTTCGGTCCTTTGGAATTTATTTACGGTGTCTACAGATATTACCGGCTGCCATCGTCTGTTCTCCGTTTCGCGTCAACCCTTGTCATGGCCAGAATCACCTGCTGCGATTTCCCAAATGAGATTGCTCACTTTCCCCTCCTGAAGCAGCTCACACTACGACGTGTTTCCATCTCTGATATTGTGTTCCGCGGGATGATCTCTGCCTGCCATGTCCTTGAGACCCTACATCTCGAGGAAATTCACGATGCGTGTTGCCTCCGCATTACCTCGTCAACTCTGAGGAGCATTGGCACTTGTTGTTTGCGCAAAGGCGAATTGATCATTGAGGACGCCCCTCGTCTCGAGAGGCTGCTACTATCTGTTGCGGGCGATGAGACTATCCGGGTGATTAGGATTAGGGCACCTAAACTGGAGATATTGGGCGCTTTGTCGCCCTGCATCTCCGAAATCAAGATTGCAAATCTAGTCTTCCAG GGAATGATCCCAGCCAACTTGAAGACCCCGATACGCACGGTGAAAGTTTTGGCTCTCCGGGTTTCAATCCCTGATTTGAGTGCAGTTCTTGATGTCCTCAGATGTTTCCCCTGCCTGGAGAAGCTCTATGTCACT TGGAACAAATACTtaaagatgaagatgaaaaatCTGCGTCAGTATGATCCACTCGATCCAATCGAATGCCTTGAGACCCATCTCAAAAAAGTGGTGTTCAGATTTTATCAAGGCAATGAGGAAGATTCTGGCTTTGCCAAGTTCTTTATTTTGAACACGAAAGTGCTGAAGGAAATGATATTTGGAGTCCGTGAGAAGGTCAACAAGAAGTGGGTGGCTGCTCAGCACAGGCTGCTTAAAGTGAAAAATAGAGCTTCTCAGGACGCCCAATTCGAATTCAGATATGGTCCTTCTGAATGTTTTGATACCCATGATCTGTCAATTGCCGATCCCTTCACCGCTCTTATCTAG